The following is a genomic window from Pirellulales bacterium.
GCTGCATCCGGGCGCGTTCTTCGAAAGTTAGCGTGCCTGGTTTGCGGAGAATCGAGTCCTCCACTCCCACTTTGCCGATGTCGTGAAGCGCCGAACTGATTCCGATCAACTGGACAAAGGCTGGCGTGACGCGGTCGCGGAATTCGGGCCGCTGGCGCAGACCGGCCGCCAACATCGACGAGAACTGGGCGATTCGCTCCAAATGGCGGCCCGTGTCGGGGTCGCGCGAGTCGGAAAGTTTGGCCAGTCCGAAAATCACCGTTTCTTGTGTCCGCACCAATGTCTGGGCCTGCTTGAGGGCCTCGACATCCGGGTGAGCACGGGTGATGGAATCTCCCCGCTCACGGTAGCTCATTAACATAAACAGGGTCACAGCCAGCAGACCGACCGTCCAAAGCAGGGTGATGCCGCTGGCAGCCCACAGTGTGCCTCTCAGCAAGGCGGGACTGACCTTTTCGTCACCGGCCAACCGCGTGAGCAACAAGTATCCGTCGTGCGAGGCAAGCCCTTGCGCAAACGCAACCTCTCGATCGCCGGTGGCATCTTTGAGGACGCCGCGAATCGGCTCGTCGAACCGGCCCCAATCAGCGCTGGCTTGAATCCACGTCAACGCATGGCCAAGACCATCCGGCGAGGAATGAGTCGCGGGCTTATCGGCCGCGATCAAAACCTGCCCCTGTTCATCCAGCAAGTACAGACGGTCGGTAGGATTCGCAGCCGCTCGCCAGCGAGCGAGCACTCGCTCCCAGCCGTGCCCGCCCTGTCGCAAGGACGATAAACTCTGCTGTTCAAGTTCCGCACCCAGCAACCCGACTTGACGCATAAGTCCGGCGCGGGCTTCGTCTGCTTGAGCTTGCGCTACACCCGACGAAACGTAAAGCTGATGGAACATCAAGCCGACTGCAACGCAGCCCGACTGGGCCAATAGAATCACGGTGAAAAGGCGGCGGTTGGTCACTTGCGCTGTCCTGCAAGACCGGATGGCAATGGCACAGAATTACCCACCGTGAATTCAACCGGTGCAGCAAGACCGTCGGGGAACAAGCTAAAACACCACAACCCAGGAAACGACTCGCATTCGGCTGGCGACTGGGCCCTGCCGAAGGGGACCAAACCAACTGGCCCTCTGAAAGTGTAGCTTGCGTCAACGCGGGTTGACGCAGCCCTTGGCCGAGCGGCGGCAGGCCGACAATTCGCGAGAAAAATCCACGGTCTGCCGACTGAAAGGCCGGGCCGACGCAGGTTTGCGCGCTCGGGTCCACGATCGGCAATCAATCCCGGAGTCGAGG
Proteins encoded in this region:
- a CDS encoding HD domain-containing phosphohydrolase gives rise to the protein MTNRRLFTVILLAQSGCVAVGLMFHQLYVSSGVAQAQADEARAGLMRQVGLLGAELEQQSLSSLRQGGHGWERVLARWRAAANPTDRLYLLDEQGQVLIAADKPATHSSPDGLGHALTWIQASADWGRFDEPIRGVLKDATGDREVAFAQGLASHDGYLLLTRLAGDEKVSPALLRGTLWAASGITLLWTVGLLAVTLFMLMSYRERGDSITRAHPDVEALKQAQTLVRTQETVIFGLAKLSDSRDPDTGRHLERIAQFSSMLAAGLRQRPEFRDRVTPAFVQLIGISSALHDIGKVGVEDSILRKPGTLTFEERARMQLHTQIGADCLREIERRLGSTNFLQMAREIVSAHHEWWDGQGYPLGLAGEQIPLSARIVAVADVYDALNSKRAYKEALPHEQCVAAIAEAAGTQFDPRVVEVFLQIEDRFRQRAEQFHTPEEEDQHVSTI